The Pseudophryne corroboree isolate aPseCor3 chromosome 2, aPseCor3.hap2, whole genome shotgun sequence genome has a segment encoding these proteins:
- the WDR73 gene encoding WD repeat-containing protein 73 isoform X3, producing MAAGCQCVVLEGIQVPGSQLSLRGRMVDSEEYEDWMVESIRLYKDLHDFELQDPTRVIEWIGEKSICVAGYDDTKTNEVLQLLFPQKLNVKENPGLCPERDLKVEHGGFSEQPVCSLRHVPGTSLLLTSGPASGVVQVWQIGAEDKDVIKHAGSIQSDASTDTWTKIATSAAASPCVVHGSKTNSVHVTEIESTKQIYTLAESSSEAVSTLSFLDPHTFHLCCLSGRQIMADVRQPEISCEGHVALATPSSAHWCAAVKPANQDTHAIIASLSSEGHIILADTRNLVAPLKCARGNASDSVLSQNFMCIRWAPRLEDCLSISGFGSSVRIYDTQDWDTAGKEAEALFTHRGHHFMGGCDDGSAPWVTTHSWHPWKESTLVSAANDGSLHIWDWVDSAAGR from the exons ATGGCCGCCGGTTGCCAGTGCGTGGTATTGGAAGGGATCCAGGTCCCAGGCTCCCAGCTCTCTCTGCGCGGTAGGATGGTGGACAGTGAGGAGTATGAGGACTGGATGGTGGAGTCCATCAGGCT GTACAAAGATCTCCATGACTTTGAATTGCAGGACCCGACCAGAGTTATTGAGTGGATTGGTGAAAAAA GTATCTGCGTCGCTGGGTatgatgacaccaaaacaaatgaggtTCTCCAGCTGCTCTTCCCACAAAAGCTAAACGTAAAAGAAAACCCG gGTCTGTGTCCAGAGAGAGATTTAAAGGTGGAACATGGCGGATTTTCAGAGCAGCCCGTATGCAGCCTCAGACATGTCCCAGGTACCAG CCTCCTCCTCACCAGTGGTCCAGCTTCAGGTGTGGTGCAGGTCTGGCAGATAGGAGCAGAAGACAAAG ATGTCATTAAACACGCAGGTTCTATACAGTCGGACGCCAGTACAGACACATGGACAAAAATTGCCACCTCGGCTGCAGCATCACCATGTGTAGTGCATGGATCTAAGACCAACAGTGTCCACGTCACAGAGATCGAGTCCACTAAGCAGATTTACACACTGG CGGAGTCCAGCAGCGAGGCCGTCAGCACCCTTTCCTTCCTGGATCCCCACACCTTCCACCTGTGCTGTCTGAGCGGCCGGCAGATCATGGCTGATGTCCGGCAGCCCGAGATTTCCTGCGAGGGCCACGTGGCCCTAGCCACCCCCTCTAGTGCCCATTGGTGTGCAGCGGTGAAGCCTGCCAATCAGGACACTCATGCCATTATTGCCAGCCTGTCCTCCGAGGGCCACATCATTCTCGCAGACACTCGGAACTTAGTGGCCCCTCTGAAATGTGCCAGGGGAAACGCCTCGGACTCGGTTCTGTCCCAGAACTTCATGTGTATCCGCTGGGCCCCTAGACTGGAGGACTGCCTCTCCATCTCAG GGTTTGGCAGCAGCGTCCGGATCTACGACACACAAGACTGGGATACGGCTGGGAAGGAGGCGGAGGCGCTCTTCACTCACCGAGGTCATCACTTTATGGGGGGGTGCGATGACGGCAGTGCCCCCTGGGTGACCACTCACTCCTGGCACCCGTGGAAAGAGAGTACGCTGGTATCTGCAGCCAATGACGGCTCTTTACATATCTGGGACTGGGTGGACAGTGCTGCGGGGCGCTGA
- the WDR73 gene encoding WD repeat-containing protein 73 isoform X2 — translation MVTARSLDVCRFRRENSPLRYKDLHDFELQDPTRVIEWIGEKSICVAGYDDTKTNEVLQLLFPQKLNVKENPGLCPERDLKVEHGGFSEQPVCSLRHVPGTSLLLTSGPASGVVQVWQIGAEDKDVIKHAGSIQSDASTDTWTKIATSAAASPCVVHGSKTNSVHVTEIESTKQIYTLAESSSEAVSTLSFLDPHTFHLCCLSGRQIMADVRQPEISCEGHVALATPSSAHWCAAVKPANQDTHAIIASLSSEGHIILADTRNLVAPLKCARGNASDSVLSQNFMCIRWAPRLEDCLSISGFGSSVRIYDTQDWDTAGKEAEALFTHRGHHFMGGCDDGSAPWVTTHSWHPWKESTLVSAANDGSLHIWDWVDSAAGR, via the exons ATGGTGACGGCGAGATCGTTAGATGTTTGCAGATTCCGTAGAGAAAACTCACCTCTGAG GTACAAAGATCTCCATGACTTTGAATTGCAGGACCCGACCAGAGTTATTGAGTGGATTGGTGAAAAAA GTATCTGCGTCGCTGGGTatgatgacaccaaaacaaatgaggtTCTCCAGCTGCTCTTCCCACAAAAGCTAAACGTAAAAGAAAACCCG gGTCTGTGTCCAGAGAGAGATTTAAAGGTGGAACATGGCGGATTTTCAGAGCAGCCCGTATGCAGCCTCAGACATGTCCCAGGTACCAG CCTCCTCCTCACCAGTGGTCCAGCTTCAGGTGTGGTGCAGGTCTGGCAGATAGGAGCAGAAGACAAAG ATGTCATTAAACACGCAGGTTCTATACAGTCGGACGCCAGTACAGACACATGGACAAAAATTGCCACCTCGGCTGCAGCATCACCATGTGTAGTGCATGGATCTAAGACCAACAGTGTCCACGTCACAGAGATCGAGTCCACTAAGCAGATTTACACACTGG CGGAGTCCAGCAGCGAGGCCGTCAGCACCCTTTCCTTCCTGGATCCCCACACCTTCCACCTGTGCTGTCTGAGCGGCCGGCAGATCATGGCTGATGTCCGGCAGCCCGAGATTTCCTGCGAGGGCCACGTGGCCCTAGCCACCCCCTCTAGTGCCCATTGGTGTGCAGCGGTGAAGCCTGCCAATCAGGACACTCATGCCATTATTGCCAGCCTGTCCTCCGAGGGCCACATCATTCTCGCAGACACTCGGAACTTAGTGGCCCCTCTGAAATGTGCCAGGGGAAACGCCTCGGACTCGGTTCTGTCCCAGAACTTCATGTGTATCCGCTGGGCCCCTAGACTGGAGGACTGCCTCTCCATCTCAG GGTTTGGCAGCAGCGTCCGGATCTACGACACACAAGACTGGGATACGGCTGGGAAGGAGGCGGAGGCGCTCTTCACTCACCGAGGTCATCACTTTATGGGGGGGTGCGATGACGGCAGTGCCCCCTGGGTGACCACTCACTCCTGGCACCCGTGGAAAGAGAGTACGCTGGTATCTGCAGCCAATGACGGCTCTTTACATATCTGGGACTGGGTGGACAGTGCTGCGGGGCGCTGA
- the WDR73 gene encoding WD repeat-containing protein 73 isoform X1: MVTARSLDVCRFRRENSPLRTRVQTDTAADITHTGGYSCRYKDLHDFELQDPTRVIEWIGEKSICVAGYDDTKTNEVLQLLFPQKLNVKENPGLCPERDLKVEHGGFSEQPVCSLRHVPGTSLLLTSGPASGVVQVWQIGAEDKDVIKHAGSIQSDASTDTWTKIATSAAASPCVVHGSKTNSVHVTEIESTKQIYTLAESSSEAVSTLSFLDPHTFHLCCLSGRQIMADVRQPEISCEGHVALATPSSAHWCAAVKPANQDTHAIIASLSSEGHIILADTRNLVAPLKCARGNASDSVLSQNFMCIRWAPRLEDCLSISGFGSSVRIYDTQDWDTAGKEAEALFTHRGHHFMGGCDDGSAPWVTTHSWHPWKESTLVSAANDGSLHIWDWVDSAAGR; the protein is encoded by the exons ATGGTGACGGCGAGATCGTTAGATGTTTGCAGATTCCGTAGAGAAAACTCACCTCTGAG GACTCGTGTGCAGACGGACACCGCCGCTGACATCACACACACCGGAGGTTACTCCTGCCG GTACAAAGATCTCCATGACTTTGAATTGCAGGACCCGACCAGAGTTATTGAGTGGATTGGTGAAAAAA GTATCTGCGTCGCTGGGTatgatgacaccaaaacaaatgaggtTCTCCAGCTGCTCTTCCCACAAAAGCTAAACGTAAAAGAAAACCCG gGTCTGTGTCCAGAGAGAGATTTAAAGGTGGAACATGGCGGATTTTCAGAGCAGCCCGTATGCAGCCTCAGACATGTCCCAGGTACCAG CCTCCTCCTCACCAGTGGTCCAGCTTCAGGTGTGGTGCAGGTCTGGCAGATAGGAGCAGAAGACAAAG ATGTCATTAAACACGCAGGTTCTATACAGTCGGACGCCAGTACAGACACATGGACAAAAATTGCCACCTCGGCTGCAGCATCACCATGTGTAGTGCATGGATCTAAGACCAACAGTGTCCACGTCACAGAGATCGAGTCCACTAAGCAGATTTACACACTGG CGGAGTCCAGCAGCGAGGCCGTCAGCACCCTTTCCTTCCTGGATCCCCACACCTTCCACCTGTGCTGTCTGAGCGGCCGGCAGATCATGGCTGATGTCCGGCAGCCCGAGATTTCCTGCGAGGGCCACGTGGCCCTAGCCACCCCCTCTAGTGCCCATTGGTGTGCAGCGGTGAAGCCTGCCAATCAGGACACTCATGCCATTATTGCCAGCCTGTCCTCCGAGGGCCACATCATTCTCGCAGACACTCGGAACTTAGTGGCCCCTCTGAAATGTGCCAGGGGAAACGCCTCGGACTCGGTTCTGTCCCAGAACTTCATGTGTATCCGCTGGGCCCCTAGACTGGAGGACTGCCTCTCCATCTCAG GGTTTGGCAGCAGCGTCCGGATCTACGACACACAAGACTGGGATACGGCTGGGAAGGAGGCGGAGGCGCTCTTCACTCACCGAGGTCATCACTTTATGGGGGGGTGCGATGACGGCAGTGCCCCCTGGGTGACCACTCACTCCTGGCACCCGTGGAAAGAGAGTACGCTGGTATCTGCAGCCAATGACGGCTCTTTACATATCTGGGACTGGGTGGACAGTGCTGCGGGGCGCTGA